Proteins encoded in a region of the Candidatus Fermentibacter sp. genome:
- a CDS encoding T9SS type A sorting domain-containing protein, whose protein sequence is MNRELTVAILAFACLAEAQPWTWAISSDTDVYSYRYDTEWNLLESHHWSGSIPVSGLGSRRSYDEYFYTCCLESPTVARVYLWDTEYYSYGYWTCEGADFTDLSGFDIKGYYGNYGGSPFDMSWCYFGGKQSTGDSPVIHEFDYNYIGTHVIDTDGSTRGLSFNRDCDTLFTLVLDSSGTLLSVYGVELASWQYELLFGPAAIPSGASTIYDCSEYEGHLYFGVSDGASHPVWEIDLAAQTMNPVTELDWSDVSSPIKGIDVYSLPTGIDDPDGPSPAPGCLRAGPNPFMDNVIIQSGSSGTLMIFDLCGRPAVFTPFSVSYTWDASQMSSGVYFAILESPEGVSAPLCLVKL, encoded by the coding sequence ATGAACCGGGAGTTGACGGTCGCTATTCTTGCCTTCGCTTGTCTTGCGGAAGCACAGCCCTGGACGTGGGCGATATCATCTGATACCGATGTTTATTCATATAGGTACGACACGGAATGGAACCTTCTCGAGTCTCACCACTGGAGTGGATCCATTCCAGTCTCGGGCCTGGGAAGTCGCAGATCCTATGACGAATACTTCTATACCTGCTGTCTCGAATCTCCGACAGTGGCTCGCGTCTATCTGTGGGACACCGAGTATTACTCCTACGGATACTGGACCTGTGAAGGAGCGGATTTCACCGATCTATCCGGTTTTGACATCAAGGGTTATTACGGTAACTACGGTGGCTCTCCCTTTGACATGTCCTGGTGCTACTTCGGCGGTAAGCAGTCCACAGGCGACTCACCCGTCATCCATGAATTTGACTACAATTATATTGGGACTCATGTGATAGATACAGATGGATCGACAAGAGGCCTGAGCTTCAACCGCGATTGTGACACTCTCTTCACTCTGGTTCTTGACAGTTCCGGTACTCTCCTGAGCGTGTACGGGGTTGAGCTAGCTTCCTGGCAGTATGAGCTCCTGTTCGGACCCGCTGCAATTCCATCCGGAGCCTCGACCATCTACGATTGCTCGGAATATGAGGGTCATCTCTACTTCGGGGTTTCAGATGGAGCATCCCACCCAGTCTGGGAGATCGACCTCGCAGCCCAGACGATGAATCCCGTGACAGAACTCGATTGGAGCGACGTCTCCTCTCCAATCAAGGGGATCGATGTCTATTCGCTGCCCACCGGCATTGATGATCCAGATGGTCCCTCCCCTGCACCCGGGTGCCTCAGGGCCGGACCGAACCCCTTCATGGACAACGTGATCATCCAGTCAGGCAGCAGCGGCACTCTGATGATATTCGACCTTTGTGGCCGTCCGGCAGTCTTCACGCCTTTCTCTGTCAGCTACACCTGGGATGCCTCCCAGATGTCTTCCGGAGTTTATTTCGCGATACTGGAATCACCAGAAGGAGTATCTGCGCCTCTATGCTTGGTAAAACTCTAG
- a CDS encoding FlgD immunoglobulin-like domain containing protein, with product MCASAARWTRSLLIFSIFCAEVSAQEDGSIVCWGRNDWGQCDVPSPNSDFFAIAEGGFAHSAGLRSDGSIACWGSNASGQCTVPEPNEGFISVASGAHHTLGLREDGSILCWGWSECGQCEVPSPNQDFLSMAGGYGHSVALKSDSSVVCWGDNGYGQCDVPAPNEDFIAIDAGDQFCVGLKADGSVVCWGYNGYGQCVVPSPNDDFIGVSAGRDHCVGLKSDGSIVCWGRNDWAQCDVPDPNEGFVAVSGGGFHSIALRSDSSVVAWGRNDYGQSLEPSPNQDFSQVACGYFHCLALHTNLTGIGGSQPDPTMVITSLSPNPSGASIFMTVQAPSCGSVWMEIFDISGRLVYLSDFGSLDQGRHSLSWDGADRSGSRVPAGVYLVRLRSDLDSSVSSLFVLI from the coding sequence ATGTGTGCTTCTGCTGCCAGATGGACCCGGTCCCTCCTCATCTTCTCCATCTTCTGTGCAGAGGTTTCGGCACAGGAGGACGGCTCCATCGTCTGCTGGGGCAGGAATGACTGGGGACAGTGTGATGTGCCTTCTCCCAACTCCGATTTCTTCGCGATCGCTGAAGGCGGATTTGCGCACAGCGCAGGTCTCAGATCGGATGGTTCCATCGCCTGCTGGGGATCGAACGCGTCGGGTCAGTGCACTGTCCCGGAACCCAACGAGGGATTCATCTCCGTAGCATCTGGTGCGCATCACACCCTGGGACTGCGGGAGGATGGTTCGATCCTCTGCTGGGGGTGGAGCGAATGCGGTCAATGCGAAGTGCCCTCCCCGAATCAGGACTTCCTCTCGATGGCCGGCGGATACGGTCACTCGGTTGCCCTGAAGTCCGATAGCTCAGTCGTCTGCTGGGGAGACAACGGATATGGCCAGTGCGATGTTCCAGCGCCCAACGAGGACTTCATCGCCATTGATGCAGGCGATCAGTTCTGCGTAGGGCTGAAGGCAGACGGATCGGTCGTGTGCTGGGGCTACAACGGTTATGGCCAATGCGTTGTTCCTTCTCCCAATGATGACTTCATCGGTGTATCCGCCGGGCGTGATCACTGTGTCGGCCTGAAGTCGGACGGGTCCATCGTCTGCTGGGGGAGGAACGACTGGGCTCAATGCGATGTACCGGACCCGAACGAGGGATTCGTCGCAGTCTCGGGAGGAGGATTTCACAGCATCGCCCTGAGGTCCGACAGCTCGGTCGTCGCTTGGGGGCGCAATGACTACGGGCAGAGCCTCGAGCCCTCACCGAATCAGGACTTCTCACAGGTCGCCTGCGGGTATTTCCATTGCCTGGCTCTTCACACCAACCTGACGGGAATCGGGGGCTCGCAGCCAGACCCCACCATGGTGATCACATCATTGAGTCCAAACCCTTCGGGAGCTTCGATCTTCATGACCGTCCAGGCCCCCTCGTGCGGTTCAGTCTGGATGGAGATCTTCGACATCTCGGGAAGACTGGTCTACCTGAGTGATTTTGGCTCATTGGACCAGGGCCGGCATTCTCTTTCCTGGGATGGTGCGGACAGGTCGGGCAGTCGAGTGCCGGCGGGAGTCTATTTGGTGCGACTGCGATCTGATCTCGACAGTTCGGTATCCAGCTTGTTTGTCCTGATCTGA
- a CDS encoding M28 family peptidase produces MYPLLVVHILLATNDPLHPVSRFYPDAPFAADPMVEAMVASVSEDSVIAMIQYLEDYGSRSSLWDEQFQQVVDWTDSWFGLHWIPSEIQHFTFTQSGQYHDCWNVLASITGQVHPEQVYIVCGHLDSTSEDSTVAPGADDNGSGSAAVLEAARVMAPYDYEYSVKFILFGAEEENMKGSLYYVQHLPPGELVMGVINVDMILYAPDDRDSLEFICCSSDTNQFAEQAVLYVQEYAPQSHPRLTYDPDAWNSDHSVFYFLGMDAIWGRECALDDNPYNHTPNDLLANYMSYFPFGTDCVRGIVAAAASFAGPIGPSGVGGGAPGSGDLQILRINPNPTSGIIQVSLESPSDASVSISVFDLSGHMVRPVETLAEDCSPWTLDLTAVPAGVYLVRWIQDDLSGSERLVILN; encoded by the coding sequence ATGTATCCGCTGCTTGTCGTTCATATCCTGCTTGCCACGAACGATCCCCTGCATCCAGTCTCCCGGTTCTATCCTGATGCCCCCTTTGCGGCGGATCCCATGGTCGAGGCCATGGTGGCTTCGGTCAGCGAAGATTCCGTGATCGCCATGATCCAGTACCTCGAGGATTACGGATCGAGGTCTTCCTTATGGGATGAGCAATTCCAGCAAGTCGTCGACTGGACTGATTCCTGGTTCGGGCTCCACTGGATTCCCTCTGAGATTCAGCACTTCACGTTCACACAGTCGGGACAGTATCATGATTGCTGGAATGTGCTCGCGAGCATCACGGGTCAGGTGCACCCCGAACAGGTGTACATCGTCTGCGGACATCTCGACTCCACGTCGGAGGACTCGACCGTAGCTCCGGGTGCGGACGACAACGGGAGTGGATCGGCTGCCGTTCTCGAGGCAGCCAGGGTGATGGCGCCCTACGACTACGAATACAGCGTTAAATTCATACTTTTCGGGGCCGAAGAAGAGAACATGAAGGGCAGCCTCTATTACGTGCAGCACTTGCCCCCTGGTGAACTGGTGATGGGCGTGATCAACGTGGACATGATCCTCTACGCCCCTGATGACAGGGATTCGCTGGAGTTCATCTGTTGCAGCTCCGATACGAACCAGTTCGCTGAGCAGGCAGTTCTCTACGTTCAGGAGTATGCGCCGCAGTCCCACCCGAGACTGACGTATGATCCGGATGCCTGGAACTCCGATCACAGCGTTTTCTACTTCCTCGGGATGGATGCGATCTGGGGCAGGGAATGCGCGCTGGACGACAATCCCTACAACCACACGCCGAATGATCTCCTGGCCAACTATATGTCCTATTTCCCATTCGGGACGGATTGCGTGAGGGGGATCGTTGCGGCGGCGGCTTCATTCGCAGGTCCCATAGGGCCTTCCGGAGTGGGTGGCGGAGCTCCAGGGTCGGGAGACCTTCAGATCCTGCGTATCAATCCAAACCCTACATCGGGTATTATCCAAGTATCCCTGGAATCTCCGTCCGACGCCTCAGTCTCGATCTCGGTCTTTGACCTGTCCGGTCACATGGTGCGACCTGTCGAAACACTCGCAGAAGATTGTTCCCCATGGACATTGGACCTTACGGCGGTCCCTGCCGGAGTCTACCTGGTACGTTGGATCCAGGATGACCTGTCAGGCTCCGAACGGCTTGTGATACTCAATTGA